The following proteins are co-located in the Thermococcus alcaliphilus genome:
- a CDS encoding formate--phosphoribosylaminoimidazolecarboxamide ligase family protein, which yields MIEREQILEVLKNYDKEGIIIGAIGSHSALDIADGAKAEGFKTVIVSQRGRHRTYAEYFKQKTTKDGLTKGFIDEVIVLEKFGKIIDIQEELRKRNVIFVPNRSFVVYTGIDRVENEFLVPLFGSRNLLRSEERSEEKSYYWLLEKAGLPYPEPVKPEEIDDVGLVIVKLPHAKKRLERGFFTAASYKEFREKAEKLMKLGVITEEDLTKARIERYIIGPVFNFDFFYSPIDEEIELLGIDWRFETSLDGHVRLPAPQQMTLPEHQFEPEYTVCGHASSTLRESLLEKVFDMAERYVEGAKKYYPPGVIGPFTLQTAVDKDLNFYIYDVAPRTGGGTNIHMAMGHPYGNALWRKEMSTGRRIALEIKRAIELDELEKVVT from the coding sequence ATGATAGAAAGAGAGCAGATTCTGGAGGTTTTAAAAAACTATGATAAAGAGGGAATAATTATCGGGGCAATCGGAAGTCACTCCGCATTGGATATAGCAGATGGCGCCAAAGCAGAAGGGTTTAAAACGGTTATAGTCTCTCAAAGGGGAAGGCACAGGACATATGCTGAGTATTTTAAGCAAAAAACAACAAAAGATGGCCTCACAAAAGGCTTTATTGATGAGGTAATTGTGTTGGAAAAGTTCGGTAAAATTATCGATATCCAAGAGGAACTGAGAAAGAGGAATGTTATCTTTGTCCCCAACCGTTCATTTGTGGTTTATACAGGAATTGATAGGGTGGAGAATGAGTTCCTGGTACCTCTCTTTGGAAGCAGAAACTTATTAAGGAGCGAAGAGAGAAGTGAAGAGAAGAGCTACTACTGGCTCTTAGAGAAAGCTGGCTTACCCTATCCTGAGCCCGTCAAACCAGAGGAGATTGACGACGTTGGTCTCGTGATAGTCAAACTCCCTCACGCAAAGAAGAGACTTGAAAGGGGATTTTTCACCGCCGCAAGCTACAAAGAATTTAGAGAAAAAGCCGAGAAGCTCATGAAGCTTGGCGTAATTACCGAGGAAGATCTAACCAAAGCAAGGATTGAGCGTTACATCATTGGCCCAGTCTTCAACTTTGACTTCTTCTACTCCCCAATTGATGAGGAAATTGAGCTCCTTGGAATAGACTGGCGCTTTGAGACAAGTTTGGACGGACATGTTAGATTACCTGCCCCTCAGCAGATGACCTTACCCGAGCATCAGTTTGAACCAGAGTACACCGTCTGCGGTCATGCATCCTCAACACTAAGGGAGAGCCTCCTTGAGAAGGTCTTCGACATGGCCGAGCGCTATGTGGAAGGCGCAAAGAAATACTATCCACCCGGTGTTATTGGGCCTTTCACACTTCAAACGGCTGTTGATAAAGACCTCAACTTCTACATCTACGATGTCGCCCCAAGAACCGGTGGTGGAACAAACATCCACATGGCGATGGGCCATCCATATGGAAACGCTCTCTGGAGAAAGGAGATGAGTACCGGAAGAAGAATTGCGCTTGAAATTAAGAGGGCTATTGAGCTGGACGAGCTTGAGAAGGTTGTTACTTGA
- the purE gene encoding 5-(carboxyamino)imidazole ribonucleotide mutase, with amino-acid sequence MKVLVVMGSKSDSHIAEKVTKVFDEFGVSYDVEVASAHRNPKKVEELAKKDYEVFIAIAGLSAALPGVIAAHTTKPVIGVPVSAKLGGLDALLSIAQMPPGVPVASVGIDNGKNAALLAVQILALKDEKLREKLEKYRESMRT; translated from the coding sequence ATGAAGGTACTCGTTGTAATGGGTAGCAAAAGTGATTCACACATAGCGGAAAAAGTCACTAAGGTGTTTGATGAGTTTGGAGTTAGTTACGATGTTGAAGTGGCTTCAGCTCACAGGAACCCTAAAAAAGTTGAGGAGCTTGCAAAGAAAGACTATGAGGTTTTCATTGCCATAGCTGGCTTAAGTGCTGCTCTGCCAGGAGTTATAGCGGCCCATACAACCAAACCAGTTATAGGAGTTCCCGTTTCTGCAAAGCTTGGTGGATTGGATGCCCTCTTGAGTATTGCTCAAATGCCTCCTGGTGTTCCAGTTGCCTCAGTTGGAATCGACAATGGAAAAAATGCGGCATTACTGGCCGTGCAGATCCTAGCATTAAAGGACGAGAAGCTCAGAGAAAAGCTTGAAAAATACAGGGAGAGTATGAGAACTTGA
- a CDS encoding GMP synthase subunit A, which produces MIIIMDNHGQYVHRIWRTLRYLGVEAKIIPNTTPLEEIKAMKPKGIIFSGGPDLERTGNCEAVLENYEDFNVPIVGICLGHQLIAKHFGGKVGRGEKAEYSLVEVEIIKENDIFKGLPKRLKVWESHMDEVKELPEEFELLAKSEFCPVEAMKHKELPIYGVQFHPEVAHTEMGSEIYRNFARLCGEL; this is translated from the coding sequence ATGATCATCATAATGGATAATCACGGGCAGTACGTGCACAGGATTTGGAGAACCCTACGCTACCTCGGCGTTGAGGCGAAAATAATCCCAAACACAACGCCGCTTGAAGAGATAAAGGCAATGAAGCCCAAGGGAATTATCTTCTCAGGTGGGCCAGATTTGGAAAGAACTGGAAATTGTGAAGCTGTCTTAGAGAACTACGAAGACTTCAACGTGCCTATAGTTGGAATATGTTTGGGACATCAGCTCATAGCAAAGCACTTTGGCGGCAAAGTTGGTAGGGGAGAAAAAGCAGAATACAGCCTCGTTGAGGTCGAGATAATCAAGGAGAACGATATCTTCAAGGGACTCCCAAAGAGGCTTAAAGTTTGGGAAAGCCACATGGATGAGGTGAAAGAGCTTCCAGAAGAGTTTGAGCTCCTAGCTAAGAGTGAATTTTGCCCTGTTGAAGCAATGAAGCACAAAGAACTTCCAATTTATGGGGTTCAGTTTCATCCGGAGGTTGCACACACAGAGATGGGAAGTGAGATTTACAGAAACTTTGCCAGGCTCTGTGGGGAGCTTTAA
- the purS gene encoding phosphoribosylformylglycinamidine synthase subunit PurS yields MKWKAKVVIRLKEGLNDPEGRVIGKALKNLGYKVEELKVPKYFELIFESETPEKDVEEMCKRLLANPVIHTYEYQIEPLGE; encoded by the coding sequence ATGAAATGGAAAGCTAAGGTTGTAATCCGCTTAAAAGAAGGGCTTAACGATCCCGAAGGGAGAGTCATTGGAAAGGCGCTCAAAAACTTAGGCTATAAAGTTGAAGAGCTGAAGGTTCCAAAATATTTCGAGCTCATTTTTGAAAGCGAAACTCCAGAGAAAGATGTCGAGGAGATGTGCAAACGCCTGCTCGCAAACCCAGTTATCCACACTTACGAGTACCAAATCGAGCCTTTAGGTGAGTGA
- the guaA gene encoding glutamine-hydrolyzing GMP synthase, whose translation MWEKFIEEKVNEIRETVGDGKAIIALSGGVDSSTAAILAYKAIGDRLYAVFVNTGFLRKGEPEFVIKTFRDEFGLNLIYVDAQERFFEALKGVTDPEKKRKIIGKTFIDVFEEVARKINADFLIQGTIAPDWIESQGKIKSHHNVGGLPERLNLKLIEPLRDLYKDEVREVARELGLPEKIYKRMPFPGPGLAVRVIGEVTPEKIAIVREANAIVEEEIEKAGLKPWQAFAVLLGVKTVGVQGDIRAYKETIAVRVVESLDGMTANAMDVPFKVLQRIAFRITSEIPQVGRVLYDITNKPPATIEFE comes from the coding sequence ATGTGGGAAAAGTTTATTGAAGAGAAAGTTAACGAAATTAGAGAGACCGTTGGAGATGGAAAGGCAATAATAGCACTAAGCGGAGGCGTAGACAGCTCAACAGCGGCAATATTAGCCTATAAGGCCATTGGTGATAGGCTCTATGCGGTCTTCGTGAACACTGGATTTCTGAGAAAGGGAGAACCAGAGTTCGTTATAAAAACTTTCAGAGATGAGTTCGGCCTGAACTTGATCTATGTAGATGCCCAAGAGAGGTTTTTTGAGGCACTTAAAGGTGTAACCGATCCAGAGAAAAAGAGAAAAATCATAGGAAAAACGTTCATAGATGTCTTTGAGGAAGTGGCAAGGAAAATCAACGCGGATTTCTTAATTCAGGGCACTATAGCCCCAGACTGGATCGAAAGCCAAGGGAAGATAAAGAGCCACCACAATGTTGGCGGCTTGCCTGAGAGATTGAACCTCAAGCTCATAGAGCCCCTAAGGGATCTCTACAAAGACGAGGTGAGAGAGGTTGCAAGAGAACTCGGTTTGCCGGAGAAGATATACAAGCGCATGCCATTTCCGGGTCCAGGATTAGCCGTGAGGGTTATTGGTGAAGTGACACCGGAGAAAATAGCCATAGTAAGGGAAGCTAATGCAATAGTGGAGGAAGAGATTGAAAAAGCTGGTCTAAAGCCATGGCAAGCGTTTGCCGTGCTCCTTGGGGTCAAAACGGTTGGTGTGCAGGGAGATATAAGGGCATACAAAGAAACAATAGCCGTCAGAGTTGTCGAGAGCCTAGACGGCATGACAGCAAATGCAATGGACGTTCCCTTTAAGGTGCTCCAGAGGATAGCTTTCAGGATAACGAGCGAAATTCCCCAAGTAGGAAGGGTTCTCTACGACATAACTAACAAACCTCCAGCTACAATTGAGTTTGAGTGA
- the purQ gene encoding phosphoribosylformylglycinamidine synthase I — MPKFAVIVFPGTNCDFETLEAIKKAGGKAERVWYKQSLKDFDGVVLPGGFSYADYLRAGAISARAEVMEEIKALANEGKPVLGICNGFQILTESALLPGALRPNKIPSFLCKWVYLKVSDTQTAFTQFYKEGEVIRMPIAHAEGNYYSESLDSIRITFQYSDEKGEITEDANPNGSLLNIAGISNEKGNVLGMMPHPERASDKWLGSEDGLRIFKSMVEYAKR, encoded by the coding sequence ATGCCAAAGTTCGCTGTCATAGTATTCCCAGGGACAAACTGCGATTTTGAAACCCTTGAAGCAATTAAAAAAGCTGGTGGAAAAGCGGAGAGAGTCTGGTATAAGCAAAGCCTCAAAGACTTTGATGGCGTTGTTTTGCCCGGTGGATTCAGCTATGCCGACTACCTAAGGGCCGGAGCAATAAGTGCAAGGGCAGAGGTAATGGAGGAAATTAAGGCCCTTGCCAATGAAGGCAAACCCGTTTTAGGCATTTGCAACGGCTTTCAAATCTTAACGGAGTCAGCTCTTCTGCCGGGAGCATTGAGACCAAATAAGATTCCAAGCTTCCTATGCAAGTGGGTTTACCTTAAAGTGAGCGACACCCAAACGGCTTTTACCCAATTCTACAAAGAGGGAGAGGTCATTAGAATGCCAATAGCACATGCTGAAGGGAATTACTACTCCGAGAGCTTAGATAGCATAAGGATAACCTTCCAGTACAGCGACGAGAAAGGAGAGATAACGGAAGATGCAAACCCCAACGGCTCTCTCTTGAACATAGCGGGAATAAGCAACGAGAAGGGCAACGTTCTCGGCATGATGCCCCACCCGGAGAGAGCGAGCGACAAATGGCTGGGAAGCGAGGACGGGTTGAGGATCTTCAAGAGCATGGTGGAATATGCTAAGAGGTGA
- a CDS encoding type II toxin-antitoxin system PemK/MazF family toxin → MNQIKPKGNLQQWEIILLEFPFTNLRKKKLRPVLIVSNNVLNKISNSIITVQITSNLSSGFKEYNVLLSDSDVNRYAGTQPLYQSVIKPYVVFTIEKQMVKKRLGILKPHKIKEVKESMKKVFSIS, encoded by the coding sequence ATGAACCAGATAAAGCCTAAAGGAAACCTTCAACAGTGGGAAATAATCCTTCTCGAGTTTCCATTCACAAATCTTCGCAAAAAGAAGCTACGACCGGTTTTGATAGTCTCCAATAATGTTCTTAACAAAATCAGCAACAGCATTATAACTGTTCAAATAACCTCAAACCTATCAAGTGGTTTTAAAGAGTACAACGTTTTGCTCTCTGATTCCGACGTTAATAGATATGCAGGAACTCAACCACTTTACCAAAGCGTGATAAAGCCTTATGTAGTTTTCACCATTGAAAAGCAAATGGTTAAAAAGAGACTCGGCATATTAAAACCCCATAAAATTAAGGAAGTTAAAGAAAGCATGAAAAAAGTTTTCTCAATCTCCTGA
- a CDS encoding ribbon-helix-helix domain-containing protein — translation MVRQMATTVKVSARIPPALAKEMEKLIEAGIYSNKSEIIKDALREFLLKKKYLQADEREYIRNMLKAMEPILAEDWESEADAQWDEYGGIDYEPDKA, via the coding sequence ATGGTGAGACAAATGGCTACAACGGTTAAGGTATCTGCAAGAATACCTCCCGCTCTTGCAAAAGAAATGGAAAAACTTATTGAAGCCGGAATTTATTCTAACAAAAGTGAGATCATCAAAGATGCACTCAGAGAATTCCTCCTGAAAAAGAAGTATCTCCAAGCCGATGAAAGGGAATACATCAGAAACATGCTAAAAGCTATGGAGCCAATTCTTGCAGAAGACTGGGAGAGCGAGGCTGATGCACAGTGGGACGAATACGGAGGAATTGACTATGAACCAGATAAAGCCTAA
- the purD gene encoding phosphoribosylamine--glycine ligase, which yields MRVLLVGAGGRESAIAEALSKDAELYVVAKHKNPGVMKLAKDYGLAKETDVQKVLEFALKWSVDLAFIGPEAPLERGIVDVLEENGIPAVGPTKEAAQLETNKAFARQIMERYKVPGRKLFRVFDDIAEMKAWIDEFGKPVVVKPLGLTGGKGVKVVGYQLKDNKEAKEYAKALIEKDGKVLIEERTDGVEFTFQVFTDGKKVIPMPLAQDYPHAYEGDVGPITGGMGSYSCENHLLPFIPKDDYEKALETLKATIDAMRKNGTPYKGILYGQFMLANDEPKIIEFNARFGDPEAMNVLPILKTSLVEIGEGIIDGNLKKAEFEQKATVVKYVAPKGYPTNPIKGVKLQINEDKIREEGAKVYYASIDENFTMLGSRALAIVGVADSLEEAEKIASHGIKHVNGDIFYRRDVGTKESIAKRIEIMKTIRGE from the coding sequence ATGCGTGTTTTACTCGTTGGTGCTGGAGGAAGGGAAAGTGCAATTGCCGAGGCTCTTTCAAAGGATGCAGAACTGTATGTTGTTGCAAAACACAAGAATCCCGGAGTTATGAAACTAGCAAAGGATTATGGGCTTGCAAAAGAGACTGACGTTCAAAAAGTCCTTGAGTTTGCTTTGAAGTGGAGTGTTGATCTGGCTTTTATTGGACCAGAAGCACCTTTGGAGAGAGGAATTGTCGATGTCTTGGAAGAAAATGGAATTCCAGCAGTTGGGCCAACAAAAGAAGCTGCTCAACTCGAAACGAATAAGGCCTTTGCGAGACAAATAATGGAAAGATATAAAGTTCCCGGAAGAAAACTCTTCAGGGTTTTTGATGACATAGCTGAGATGAAAGCATGGATTGATGAGTTTGGAAAGCCAGTGGTTGTTAAACCCCTTGGACTCACCGGTGGTAAAGGAGTCAAAGTCGTCGGATACCAATTGAAGGACAACAAAGAGGCAAAAGAGTACGCAAAGGCTCTCATAGAAAAAGACGGAAAGGTTCTCATAGAGGAGCGCACAGATGGTGTTGAATTCACATTCCAGGTTTTTACTGATGGAAAGAAAGTTATTCCAATGCCTCTGGCCCAGGATTACCCCCATGCTTATGAAGGCGATGTAGGCCCAATAACTGGCGGCATGGGTTCTTATTCCTGCGAAAACCATCTTCTACCCTTTATCCCAAAGGATGACTACGAGAAAGCCCTTGAAACGCTTAAAGCCACAATCGATGCTATGAGAAAAAATGGAACACCATACAAAGGCATTCTCTACGGCCAGTTCATGCTTGCAAACGATGAGCCGAAGATAATAGAGTTCAATGCCCGCTTTGGTGATCCAGAGGCCATGAATGTTCTACCAATTTTGAAAACTTCCCTTGTGGAGATCGGGGAGGGAATTATTGATGGTAACTTAAAGAAAGCTGAATTCGAGCAAAAAGCAACAGTTGTGAAGTATGTTGCCCCCAAAGGATATCCCACTAATCCAATAAAAGGAGTTAAGCTTCAAATCAACGAGGATAAAATCAGAGAAGAGGGGGCTAAAGTTTACTATGCATCAATTGATGAGAACTTCACAATGCTCGGCTCAAGGGCTCTGGCCATTGTGGGAGTAGCTGATTCTTTAGAGGAAGCTGAAAAGATAGCTTCTCATGGGATAAAGCACGTTAATGGAGATATCTTCTACCGCAGAGATGTAGGAACTAAGGAAAGTATTGCAAAAAGAATCGAGATTATGAAAACAATTAGAGGTGAATGA
- a CDS encoding formate--phosphoribosylaminoimidazolecarboxamide ligase, with protein MEFRIGTYASHSALQILHGAKQEGFKTIAFGKARVKPLYTKYFPVADEFIAKDYPEEELIERNAIVIPTGSFVAYLGIERVESMRALYYGNKKVLQWESDRELERKWFLEAKIRAPEVIEDPDDIDRPVIVKPHGAKGGRGYFLAQTPEEFWKKASKLGIKDKEDLKHVQIQEYVIGVPVYPHFFYSKLNKELELMSVDKRYESNADAIGRISAEQQLEIGVETSYTVVGNIPIVLRESLLMDIIEAGERAVKASEKLMGGLWGPFCLEGVITEDMEFVVFEISARIVAGTNPFINGSPYTWLRYNEPMSTGRRIAREIRQAIEEDRLDEILT; from the coding sequence ATGGAGTTTAGGATTGGAACATACGCCTCTCACTCTGCACTTCAAATACTTCACGGAGCAAAGCAAGAAGGGTTCAAAACAATAGCTTTTGGAAAGGCAAGGGTAAAACCGCTGTATACAAAATACTTTCCCGTTGCCGATGAATTTATCGCCAAGGATTATCCCGAAGAGGAACTTATCGAGAGGAACGCGATAGTCATTCCAACCGGTTCTTTTGTTGCTTATCTCGGCATCGAGAGAGTTGAGAGCATGAGAGCACTATACTATGGAAACAAAAAGGTTCTCCAGTGGGAAAGCGATAGGGAGCTTGAGAGAAAATGGTTCTTGGAAGCAAAAATAAGGGCTCCCGAGGTCATTGAAGACCCCGATGATATAGATAGACCAGTGATAGTAAAGCCTCACGGAGCGAAAGGTGGCAGAGGGTATTTTTTAGCCCAAACACCAGAAGAGTTCTGGAAAAAAGCTTCAAAGCTTGGAATTAAGGACAAAGAAGACCTAAAGCATGTTCAGATACAGGAATACGTCATAGGTGTTCCCGTTTACCCACACTTCTTCTACTCGAAGCTCAACAAAGAGCTTGAGCTTATGAGCGTGGACAAGAGATACGAAAGCAACGCAGATGCAATAGGAAGGATAAGCGCAGAGCAGCAGCTTGAAATTGGGGTGGAAACGAGCTATACCGTTGTAGGAAACATACCAATAGTACTTAGGGAAAGCCTGCTCATGGATATAATCGAGGCTGGAGAGAGAGCGGTAAAAGCGTCAGAAAAGCTTATGGGAGGACTTTGGGGGCCTTTCTGCCTTGAGGGGGTTATCACAGAGGACATGGAATTTGTGGTCTTTGAAATCTCAGCGAGAATCGTTGCCGGGACGAATCCCTTCATAAACGGCTCACCATACACATGGCTCAGATACAACGAGCCAATGAGCACTGGAAGGAGAATTGCCAGAGAGATAAGGCAGGCAATTGAAGAAGATAGACTTGACGAGATCTTAACTTAG
- the guaB gene encoding IMP dehydrogenase, translating to MGKFEQKLVNAIKGYTFDDVLLIPQATEVEPKDVDVSTQITSKIKLNIPILSAAMDTVTEWEMAIAMAREGGLGVIHRNMSIEEQVKMVKRVKREETIEEVITISPEESIDYALFLMEREGIDGLPVIENGELVGIVTKTDITTREGQRVGDVMTKEVITARETASIEEIMGLMIENNIDRVPIVNEEGKLVGIITVGDLLARKKHKNAVRDKDGRLIVAAAVSPFDIKRALALDKAEADIIVVDTAHAHNLKAIKAMKEMRSKIDAEMIVGNIANPKAVDDLTFADAVKVGIGPGSICTTRIVAGVGVPQITAISMVADRAEEYGIKVIADGGIRYSGDIVKAIAAGADAVMLGNLLAGTKEAPGREVTINGRKYKQYRGMGSLGAMMKGGAERYYQKGHMKTRKFVPEGIEGVVPYKGRVSEVLYQLVGGLKAGMGYVGARNIEELKEKGQFVIITQAGVRESHPHDVAITNEAPNYPLER from the coding sequence ATGGGGAAATTTGAACAAAAGCTTGTTAATGCAATAAAAGGATACACCTTTGATGATGTGCTTTTAATTCCGCAGGCAACTGAAGTGGAGCCGAAAGATGTCGACGTTTCTACCCAAATCACTTCAAAGATAAAGCTCAACATCCCAATTCTCAGTGCAGCAATGGACACAGTTACGGAATGGGAAATGGCAATAGCCATGGCAAGGGAAGGTGGGCTAGGAGTTATCCACAGGAATATGAGCATAGAAGAGCAGGTAAAAATGGTAAAAAGAGTGAAAAGGGAAGAAACCATAGAAGAGGTTATCACGATTTCTCCAGAGGAAAGCATAGATTACGCACTCTTTTTAATGGAAAGGGAAGGCATAGACGGATTACCAGTTATTGAAAATGGAGAATTAGTCGGGATAGTAACAAAAACCGACATAACGACCAGAGAAGGACAAAGAGTCGGAGATGTGATGACGAAGGAAGTTATAACAGCAAGAGAAACTGCCAGCATAGAGGAGATAATGGGCCTGATGATTGAGAACAATATAGATAGGGTACCAATAGTAAATGAAGAGGGCAAACTGGTTGGGATTATAACCGTTGGCGACCTCTTAGCTAGGAAAAAGCACAAAAACGCAGTTAGAGACAAAGACGGCAGGCTAATAGTTGCCGCTGCAGTGTCTCCTTTTGACATAAAGAGGGCACTTGCCCTCGATAAGGCCGAAGCAGATATTATCGTCGTTGATACCGCTCATGCACACAACCTCAAAGCAATAAAGGCAATGAAAGAAATGAGAAGCAAAATCGACGCAGAGATGATAGTTGGAAATATAGCAAACCCAAAGGCTGTTGACGACTTAACTTTTGCAGATGCAGTTAAAGTGGGAATTGGACCAGGAAGCATCTGCACGACAAGAATTGTAGCGGGAGTTGGAGTTCCACAGATAACGGCAATCTCCATGGTGGCAGATAGGGCTGAGGAATATGGAATCAAAGTAATAGCAGATGGAGGCATAAGGTATTCCGGGGACATCGTCAAGGCCATAGCGGCAGGAGCAGATGCGGTTATGCTGGGGAACCTCTTGGCAGGAACTAAAGAAGCTCCCGGAAGGGAAGTCACAATAAACGGAAGGAAATACAAGCAATATAGAGGAATGGGAAGCTTGGGAGCAATGATGAAGGGAGGAGCGGAGAGGTACTACCAGAAGGGACACATGAAAACGAGGAAATTCGTCCCAGAGGGTATTGAGGGGGTTGTTCCCTACAAAGGTAGAGTAAGTGAAGTGCTTTACCAGCTTGTGGGTGGATTAAAGGCGGGAATGGGATACGTTGGAGCAAGAAACATTGAAGAACTTAAGGAAAAGGGACAGTTCGTGATAATAACCCAGGCAGGGGTTAGAGAAAGCCATCCCCATGATGTAGCAATAACAAACGAGGCGCCAAATTATCCTCTCGAAAGGTGA
- a CDS encoding nucleotidyltransferase family protein, producing MSIQLLLKELREKVHSILGDKLKEVILYGSYARGDYSTESDVDVLLIVKERLSLEEYEKIMEVIAELSLKYEKVISIIDYPENIFMTSDSPFLQNVKKEGIKIE from the coding sequence ATGAGCATTCAGCTCCTCTTAAAAGAACTAAGAGAAAAAGTTCATTCCATATTGGGGGATAAGCTTAAAGAAGTCATCCTTTATGGTTCTTATGCCAGAGGGGATTATTCCACCGAAAGCGATGTAGATGTTCTGTTAATTGTAAAGGAAAGACTGAGTCTTGAAGAATACGAGAAAATTATGGAAGTTATAGCAGAGCTAAGTCTCAAATATGAGAAGGTTATATCCATAATAGACTACCCAGAGAACATTTTTATGACTTCTGATTCGCCATTTTTGCAAAATGTGAAAAAGGAGGGAATCAAGATTGAATAA